Proteins encoded within one genomic window of Saccharopolyspora pogona:
- a CDS encoding uroporphyrinogen decarboxylase/cobalamine-independent methonine synthase family protein produces the protein MSDAPWGPRIATAIGSMPGADPVEAARTVVGELPDLTPFPELPGRGVGADILGRTAGLLVDLAVEVVPSGYRVASRPGRDHQRAIDLMRWDLDAVEQAAAEAGAPRAVKVQAAGPWTLSAGIELHRGHRVLTDQGALRDFTESLTEGLIEHSEQVAARTGARVVVQLDEPSLPAVLAGSLPTPSGYGKVPAVPEPDAQRVLAEMIEKLAAATGSPVVVHCCAVRPPVAMLRRAGAGAIALDATGLGDVSGSFADELGEAWEEGTTLFLGLVPSTELTGEARLRRVAQPAFDLASRLGFARRALAERSVPTPTCGLAGATPAWTRRAISLTRDLANLFADEAEQ, from the coding sequence GTGAGTGACGCACCTTGGGGCCCTAGGATCGCCACAGCCATCGGATCGATGCCCGGGGCCGATCCGGTCGAGGCGGCGCGCACGGTCGTCGGCGAACTGCCCGACCTGACGCCCTTCCCGGAGCTGCCGGGGCGCGGCGTCGGCGCCGATATCCTCGGCCGCACCGCCGGGCTGCTGGTCGACCTCGCCGTCGAAGTGGTGCCGTCGGGCTACCGGGTCGCCTCCCGCCCCGGCCGGGACCACCAGCGCGCCATCGACCTGATGCGCTGGGACCTGGACGCCGTGGAGCAAGCGGCCGCCGAAGCGGGCGCTCCGCGGGCGGTGAAGGTGCAGGCGGCGGGCCCGTGGACGTTGTCGGCCGGGATCGAGCTGCACCGCGGACACCGGGTGCTGACCGACCAGGGCGCGCTGCGCGACTTCACGGAGTCGCTGACCGAAGGCCTGATCGAGCACTCCGAACAGGTCGCCGCTCGCACCGGCGCCAGGGTCGTCGTCCAGCTCGACGAGCCGTCGTTGCCCGCAGTGCTGGCGGGGTCGCTGCCTACGCCCTCCGGTTACGGCAAGGTGCCCGCGGTCCCGGAACCGGACGCGCAACGCGTGCTGGCCGAGATGATCGAGAAGCTCGCGGCCGCAACGGGTTCGCCGGTCGTGGTGCACTGCTGCGCGGTCCGCCCGCCGGTCGCGATGCTGCGCCGGGCCGGCGCCGGGGCTATCGCGCTGGACGCCACCGGGCTCGGTGACGTGTCCGGTTCGTTCGCCGACGAACTGGGGGAGGCCTGGGAAGAGGGCACCACGTTGTTCCTCGGACTGGTCCCGAGCACGGAGCTGACGGGCGAAGCCCGTCTCCGCCGAGTCGCCCAACCCGCGTTCGACCTGGCCTCCCGCCTCGGCTTCGCACGCCGGGCCCTGGCCGAGCGCAGCGTGCCGACCCCGACCTGCGGCCTCGCGGGAGCGACACCGGCCTGGACGCGCCGCGCGATCAGCCTCACCCGCGACCTCGCCAACCTCTTCGCCGACGAAGCCGAGCAGTAG
- a CDS encoding DUF6461 domain-containing protein, translating to MGGHCISELERAEWIRRSTIQEAACLTFVRGDGVGEVAEDFGAVAGFGRPLDIDDFCEEAFAHQEKYPMIALRQVGGWVLVVEDSGRQGQRPEVLRQAARQAAVSVFWDASALTRFSHAVLGDVRTSFEAVLPEYREGSGPDELEVVRAGLPWSQADPVALMLALAGRLTGLSPTPDWLVGDFQTFPVAPWPDDLVGEPNPLDEIAGYPPELVAALRLAAEPDRRRAVAAAARHVVATVGCVDHPVVRRTLSSLIRGGWIDHGALGAVVREWSWQSTWSRPCSKIRNQLRAVEALRQATHEDALTALAGVLVGARQVRGVEAGELARIVAAELADR from the coding sequence GTGGGCGGTCATTGCATCAGCGAGCTCGAGCGGGCCGAGTGGATTCGGCGGAGCACCATCCAGGAGGCTGCGTGCCTGACCTTCGTGCGGGGCGACGGCGTCGGTGAGGTGGCCGAGGACTTCGGTGCCGTCGCCGGGTTCGGTCGGCCGCTGGACATCGACGACTTCTGCGAGGAAGCCTTCGCCCACCAGGAGAAATACCCCATGATCGCGCTTCGGCAGGTCGGCGGCTGGGTGCTGGTGGTCGAGGACAGCGGTCGGCAGGGGCAGCGGCCGGAAGTGCTGCGCCAGGCCGCGCGGCAGGCCGCCGTCTCGGTGTTCTGGGACGCGAGCGCGCTCACCCGCTTCTCGCATGCGGTGCTCGGCGATGTCCGGACCTCGTTCGAGGCGGTGCTGCCGGAGTACCGGGAGGGCAGCGGACCGGACGAGCTGGAAGTCGTCCGCGCCGGATTGCCCTGGTCGCAGGCCGATCCGGTGGCGCTAATGCTGGCGTTGGCCGGGCGGCTGACCGGGCTGTCGCCGACCCCGGACTGGCTCGTCGGCGACTTCCAGACCTTCCCGGTCGCGCCGTGGCCCGACGACCTGGTCGGGGAGCCGAATCCGCTGGACGAAATCGCCGGCTACCCGCCCGAGCTGGTCGCGGCGCTGCGCCTGGCCGCCGAGCCCGATCGGCGACGGGCCGTCGCCGCGGCTGCGCGGCACGTGGTCGCCACCGTCGGCTGCGTCGACCACCCCGTCGTGCGACGGACCCTGTCATCCCTGATCAGAGGGGGTTGGATCGACCACGGTGCGCTCGGCGCGGTGGTCCGGGAATGGTCCTGGCAGAGCACCTGGAGCCGCCCGTGCAGCAAGATCCGCAACCAGCTGCGCGCGGTTGAGGCGTTGCGGCAGGCAACTCACGAGGATGCGCTGACCGCGCTGGCCGGGGTGCTGGTCGGGGCGCGGCAGGTGCGCGGGGTGGAGGCGGGTGAGCTCGCGCGCATCGTCGCCGCCGAACTGGCGGACCGGTGA
- a CDS encoding ACT domain-containing protein yields the protein MSFLIRVQIPDRPGNLGSVASALGEIGADILSVDVVERSNGVAIDDLVVELPSGRLPDVLITAAESVDGVEVDAVRPYAGVLDTHRELELVEEIAAEPGRGLQIFAEGVPKIIRSGWAIIFGHRSGGAEQLAASTSAPQEGYLELPWLPLPRATILDDDEDWVPDTWKELGTELAATPIGKPDRVLLAGRPGGPMFRTAELARLAHLAGIVSVVLDG from the coding sequence GTGTCCTTCCTCATCCGGGTGCAGATACCGGACCGGCCCGGCAACCTCGGGTCGGTGGCGAGCGCGCTCGGCGAGATCGGTGCCGACATCCTCAGCGTCGACGTGGTCGAGCGCAGCAACGGCGTGGCGATCGACGACCTGGTCGTGGAGCTGCCCTCCGGTCGGCTGCCCGACGTGCTGATCACCGCGGCCGAGTCGGTCGACGGCGTCGAGGTCGATGCGGTCCGGCCCTACGCGGGCGTGCTGGACACGCACCGCGAGCTGGAGCTCGTCGAGGAGATCGCGGCCGAGCCGGGGCGCGGGTTGCAGATCTTCGCCGAGGGCGTCCCCAAGATCATCCGATCTGGTTGGGCGATCATCTTCGGGCACCGCTCGGGCGGGGCGGAGCAGCTGGCCGCCAGCACCTCGGCCCCGCAGGAAGGCTACCTGGAGCTGCCGTGGCTGCCGCTGCCGCGGGCGACGATCCTGGACGACGACGAGGACTGGGTGCCGGACACCTGGAAGGAGCTCGGCACCGAGCTGGCGGCGACGCCGATCGGCAAGCCGGACCGGGTGCTGCTGGCGGGCCGCCCGGGAGGCCCGATGTTCCGCACCGCGGAGCTCGCCCGCCTGGCCCACCTGGCCGGCATCGTCTCGGTCGTCCTCGACGGCTGA
- a CDS encoding alpha/beta fold hydrolase, translating into MECARVTARRSNADHLQVPGASHWPHSQRPDVVNDALREL; encoded by the coding sequence ATGGAGTGCGCGCGCGTGACAGCGCGGCGCAGCAACGCCGATCACCTGCAGGTGCCGGGCGCGTCGCACTGGCCGCACAGCCAGCGGCCCGATGTCGTCAACGACGCACTGCGCGAGTTGTAG
- the ligA gene encoding NAD-dependent DNA ligase LigA, which yields MTSKDVDRDSAANDTAATAEEVVPSDPAAGRPAEGVEDVPAEVRERYAELAEEVRGHQFRYYVLDSPTISDGEFDGLFAQLQEMEAEHPALQAPDSPTQVVGGTFSTEFTPVAHLERMLSLDNAFSTEELQVWVDRVEREVGTDVHYLCELKIDGLAINLLYRDGRLERALTRGDGRTGEDVTLNVRTMGDVPEQLTGTEEFPVPALVEVRGEVFFRVDGFAELNAKLVEAGKPPFANPRNSAAGSLRQKDPRISRSRPLRLICHGLGKRDGFEPNRQSESYAALRAWGLPVSGHTVVLSTMDELVGHIDYWGKHRDSAEHEIDGIVIKVDEVPLQRRLGTTSRAPRWAIAYKYPPEQATTRLLDIQVNVGRTGRVTPFAVMEPVKVAGSTVSMATLHNADEVRRKGVLIGDRVVIRKAGDVIPEVLGPVVDVRTGDECEFVMPAVCPECGWPLSQQKEGDVDLRCPNAQGCPGQRRERLFYLASRKVLDIDALGYEAANALLAAGVVEDEGDIFDLDEPKLLKTPLFRNKEGDLSANGAKLLLNLDAAKEKPLWRVLVGLSIRHVGPTAAQALAREFGSLDRVEAASEEELAAADGVGPTIATAVREWFEVDWHREVVRKWRAAGVRMADERDESIPRTLEGLSIVVTGTLQTFSRDEAKELIMARGGRAAGSVSKKTAFVVVGDSPGSKYDKAMQLKVPVLNENGFRVLLDDGPEAAAEVALPAEEA from the coding sequence GTGACCAGCAAGGATGTGGACCGGGACTCCGCCGCGAACGACACCGCGGCCACCGCCGAGGAGGTCGTGCCCAGCGACCCCGCCGCGGGCCGCCCGGCGGAAGGCGTCGAAGACGTGCCCGCCGAGGTGCGCGAGCGGTACGCGGAGCTGGCCGAGGAAGTCCGCGGCCACCAGTTCCGCTACTACGTGCTGGACTCGCCGACGATCTCCGACGGCGAGTTCGACGGGCTGTTCGCGCAACTGCAGGAGATGGAGGCCGAGCACCCCGCGCTGCAGGCGCCGGACTCGCCGACGCAGGTGGTGGGCGGCACCTTCTCCACCGAGTTCACCCCGGTCGCGCACCTGGAACGGATGCTGAGCCTGGACAACGCGTTCAGCACCGAGGAGCTGCAGGTCTGGGTCGACCGGGTGGAGCGCGAGGTGGGCACCGACGTGCACTACCTGTGCGAGCTGAAGATCGACGGCCTGGCGATCAACCTGCTGTACCGGGACGGGCGGCTGGAGCGCGCCCTGACCCGCGGCGATGGCCGCACCGGCGAGGACGTGACGCTCAACGTCCGCACCATGGGCGATGTGCCGGAGCAGCTGACCGGGACCGAGGAGTTCCCGGTGCCGGCGCTGGTGGAGGTCCGCGGGGAGGTGTTCTTCCGCGTTGACGGGTTCGCGGAGCTCAACGCCAAGCTCGTCGAGGCAGGCAAGCCCCCGTTCGCCAACCCGCGCAACTCCGCCGCCGGGTCGCTGCGGCAGAAGGACCCGCGGATCAGCCGCAGCCGACCGCTGCGGTTGATCTGCCACGGCTTGGGCAAGCGGGACGGCTTCGAACCGAACCGCCAGTCCGAGTCCTACGCCGCGCTGAGGGCGTGGGGCCTGCCGGTGTCCGGGCACACCGTCGTGTTGTCCACTATGGACGAATTGGTCGGGCACATCGACTACTGGGGCAAGCACCGCGACTCCGCTGAGCACGAGATCGACGGCATCGTCATCAAGGTCGACGAGGTCCCGTTGCAGCGCCGGCTCGGCACCACCTCCCGCGCGCCGCGCTGGGCCATCGCCTACAAGTACCCGCCGGAGCAGGCCACCACGAGGCTGCTGGACATCCAGGTCAACGTCGGCCGCACCGGCCGGGTCACGCCGTTCGCCGTGATGGAGCCGGTGAAGGTCGCCGGGTCCACGGTGTCGATGGCGACCCTGCACAACGCCGACGAGGTGCGCCGCAAGGGCGTGCTGATCGGCGACCGCGTGGTGATCCGCAAGGCCGGCGACGTGATCCCCGAGGTGCTGGGCCCGGTGGTCGACGTGCGCACCGGCGACGAGTGCGAGTTCGTCATGCCCGCCGTGTGCCCGGAGTGCGGGTGGCCGCTGTCGCAGCAGAAGGAAGGCGACGTCGACCTGCGCTGCCCGAACGCCCAGGGCTGCCCCGGTCAGCGCCGCGAGCGGCTGTTCTACCTGGCCAGCCGGAAGGTCCTGGACATCGACGCGCTCGGCTACGAGGCGGCGAACGCGCTGCTGGCGGCCGGGGTGGTGGAGGACGAGGGCGACATCTTCGACCTCGACGAGCCGAAGCTGCTCAAGACGCCGCTGTTCCGCAACAAGGAAGGCGACCTGTCGGCCAACGGCGCCAAGCTCCTCTTGAACCTGGACGCGGCCAAGGAGAAGCCGCTGTGGCGGGTGCTGGTGGGGCTGTCGATCCGGCACGTCGGGCCGACCGCCGCGCAGGCGCTGGCCCGCGAGTTCGGCTCGCTGGACCGGGTCGAGGCGGCGTCCGAGGAGGAGCTCGCCGCCGCGGACGGAGTCGGGCCGACGATCGCCACCGCGGTGCGCGAGTGGTTCGAGGTCGACTGGCACCGCGAGGTGGTGCGTAAGTGGCGGGCCGCCGGGGTGCGAATGGCCGACGAGCGCGACGAGTCGATCCCGCGCACCCTCGAAGGCCTGTCGATCGTGGTCACCGGCACGCTGCAGACGTTCTCCCGTGATGAGGCCAAGGAGCTGATCATGGCCCGCGGCGGGCGGGCGGCCGGTTCGGTGTCGAAGAAGACCGCCTTCGTCGTGGTCGGCGACTCGCCGGGCTCGAAGTACGACAAGGCCATGCAGCTCAAGGTTCCGGTGCTGAACGAGAACGGCTTCCGGGTGCTGCTGGACGACGGTCCGGAGGCCGCCGCCGAGGTTGCGCTACCGGCCGAGGAGGCGTGA
- a CDS encoding FAD-dependent monooxygenase, producing MTKNILISGASIAGPALAFWLRKHGFNPTVVERAPAMRDGGYAVDVRGASVEVAERMGILAELQDARTGMRGMTVVGAAGRPVAEVRMDELFGGERDIEIMRGTLTRILHERTSGTEYLFGDSITAIDQGADGVRVTFENHAPREFDLVVGADGLHSNVRRLAFGPEPGFHHYLGYHVSIFSTDNFLDLDRWTTIRNTPGKVAGLYQARTDTGAKAILGFKSPELRFDPRDPQTQIALLDKAFADEGWIAPRLLDAARRAPDFYFDSIAQIHLDDWTRGRVVLVGDAGYCPSPLSGQGSSLALVGAYVLAGELLATDGDHRTAFRRYEAEMRNYVTLNQKIATDGAKTLIPKTATGLWLRNQAFRVMRYLPRASGLPKEIQHAANAISLREYAPGS from the coding sequence ATGACGAAGAACATCCTGATCTCCGGCGCCAGCATCGCCGGGCCGGCGCTGGCGTTCTGGCTGCGCAAGCACGGTTTCAACCCGACCGTGGTGGAGCGCGCACCCGCGATGCGCGACGGCGGCTACGCCGTCGACGTTCGCGGCGCGTCGGTCGAGGTGGCCGAGCGGATGGGCATCCTGGCCGAACTTCAGGATGCTCGCACCGGCATGAGGGGCATGACCGTCGTCGGTGCGGCGGGCCGGCCGGTGGCCGAAGTCCGCATGGACGAACTGTTCGGCGGCGAACGCGACATCGAGATCATGCGCGGCACGCTCACCCGGATCCTGCACGAGCGCACCAGCGGAACCGAGTACCTCTTTGGCGACTCCATCACCGCCATCGACCAGGGCGCCGACGGCGTTCGCGTGACCTTCGAGAACCACGCGCCGCGCGAATTCGACCTCGTGGTCGGCGCCGACGGGCTGCACTCCAACGTCCGGCGGCTGGCGTTCGGCCCGGAGCCCGGTTTCCACCACTACCTCGGCTACCACGTCTCGATCTTCAGCACCGACAACTTCCTCGACCTGGACCGCTGGACCACGATCCGCAACACACCCGGCAAGGTGGCGGGCTTGTACCAGGCGCGAACCGACACCGGGGCGAAGGCGATCCTCGGCTTCAAATCACCGGAACTGCGCTTCGACCCCCGCGACCCGCAGACCCAGATCGCCTTGCTGGACAAGGCTTTCGCCGACGAGGGCTGGATCGCGCCCCGCCTGCTCGACGCCGCACGCCGCGCACCGGACTTCTACTTCGACTCGATCGCCCAGATCCACCTTGACGACTGGACGCGCGGACGCGTGGTGCTGGTCGGCGACGCGGGCTACTGCCCGTCCCCGCTGTCCGGCCAGGGCTCCAGCCTCGCGCTGGTCGGCGCCTACGTGCTGGCCGGCGAACTGCTCGCCACCGACGGGGACCACCGCACCGCGTTCCGCCGCTACGAGGCGGAAATGCGGAACTACGTGACGCTGAACCAGAAGATCGCGACGGACGGCGCGAAAACGCTGATCCCCAAGACCGCCACCGGCCTGTGGCTTCGCAACCAGGCGTTCCGCGTGATGCGCTACCTGCCCCGGGCCAGCGGCCTGCCCAAGGAGATCCAGCACGCCGCCAATGCGATCAGCCTCCGCGAGTACGCACCGGGGTCATGA
- the mnmA gene encoding tRNA 2-thiouridine(34) synthase MnmA, translated as MRVLAAMSGGVDSAVAAARAVAAGHDVVGVHLALSAKPGTLRTGARGCCTIEDSRDARRAADLLGIPFYVWDFAERFTEAVIETFVGEYAAGRTPNPCLTCNEKIKFEALLEKAMALGFDAVCTGHYARLSIVDGVPELRRSRDDGKDQSYVLASLTAEQLRHSMFPLGDSLKSEVRVEAAERDLAVAKKPDSHDICFIPDGDTKKFLETKLGQTPGKLVDAETGAVLGEHTGVHGFTVGQRKGLGIDAPASDGRPRYVLSLEPVSGTVQVGSADRLSVSEIDAKRPIWPSERPLDGPTECVIQVRAHGGTAEAVAEADEDGIRVQLRQPLRGVAPGQAIVLYHQDAAGDLVLGSGLISATR; from the coding sequence GTGCGAGTACTGGCAGCCATGAGCGGCGGGGTCGATTCCGCCGTCGCCGCCGCCCGAGCGGTCGCGGCGGGCCACGACGTGGTCGGCGTGCACCTGGCGCTGTCGGCGAAGCCCGGCACGCTGCGCACCGGCGCCCGCGGGTGCTGCACCATCGAGGACTCCCGGGACGCCCGCCGCGCCGCGGACCTGCTGGGCATCCCGTTCTACGTGTGGGACTTCGCGGAGCGGTTCACCGAGGCGGTCATCGAAACCTTCGTCGGCGAGTACGCCGCGGGCCGCACCCCGAACCCGTGCCTGACCTGCAACGAGAAGATCAAGTTCGAGGCGCTGCTGGAGAAGGCCATGGCGCTGGGCTTCGACGCGGTCTGCACCGGGCACTACGCCCGACTGTCCATCGTGGACGGTGTGCCGGAGCTGCGGCGCAGCCGGGACGACGGCAAGGACCAGTCCTACGTGCTGGCCTCGCTGACCGCGGAGCAGCTGCGGCACTCGATGTTCCCGCTCGGCGACTCGCTGAAGTCCGAGGTGCGCGTCGAGGCCGCCGAGCGGGACCTGGCGGTGGCCAAGAAGCCGGACAGCCACGACATCTGCTTCATCCCGGACGGCGACACCAAGAAGTTCCTGGAGACCAAGCTCGGGCAGACGCCGGGCAAGCTGGTGGACGCCGAAACCGGCGCGGTGCTCGGCGAGCACACTGGCGTGCACGGGTTCACCGTGGGCCAGCGCAAGGGGCTCGGCATCGACGCCCCGGCCTCGGACGGCCGGCCGCGCTACGTGCTTTCGCTGGAGCCGGTGTCCGGGACCGTCCAGGTGGGTTCGGCGGATCGGCTGTCGGTCAGCGAGATCGACGCGAAGCGGCCCATCTGGCCATCTGAGCGGCCGTTGGACGGCCCGACGGAATGCGTGATCCAGGTCCGGGCCCACGGCGGCACGGCCGAGGCGGTCGCCGAGGCCGACGAGGACGGCATCCGAGTCCAGCTCCGCCAGCCGCTGCGCGGTGTCGCTCCGGGGCAGGCGATCGTCCTCTACCACCAGGACGCCGCGGGAGACCTCGTCCTCGGCAGCGGCCTCATCTCCGCCACCCGCTAA
- a CDS encoding fatty acyl-CoA synthetase: MLDLRASTVADVLRRSAARVPDREALRFVDSAGQEWVWTYAELDAAVTRAAGVLLAAGANQGDRIAAYGKNSDVYLIGFLACARAGLVHVPINYNLTSGELGYLLEQSGSSIALVDPALAEKLAEVRPGTSVERVIPLRDSADSLLAQCIDGPLPELDVAVADDALVQLLYTSGTTSQPKGAMMTHRALLHEYVSCLVALDFREDDLPLHVMPLYHSAQMHVFLLPQLMIGSTNVLVEVPEHGDILRRIEEERISAFFAAPTVWVALANHSDFATRDLKTLRKAYYGASIMPGPVLQRLRDQMPELGFYNCFGQSEIAPLATVLRPEEHDERPDSAGRPVLFVEAKVVDEQGEEVAPGELGEIVYRSPQLCTGYWDKPAETAAAFRGGWFHSGDLVRRDSDGYCFVVDRIKDVINTGGVLVASREVEDALYTHPAVAEVAVIAVPDPKWIERIAAVVVAKAEVTEAELLEHARGSLAGFKVPKEIRFVDDLPRNSSGKLLKRVLRDRFTG, from the coding sequence GTGCTCGATCTTCGGGCCAGCACAGTCGCAGACGTGTTGCGGCGCAGCGCCGCGCGAGTCCCGGACCGCGAGGCGCTGCGGTTCGTCGATAGTGCTGGGCAGGAATGGGTTTGGACCTATGCCGAACTCGATGCTGCGGTCACCCGCGCCGCCGGGGTGCTGCTGGCCGCCGGGGCGAACCAAGGCGACCGGATCGCGGCTTACGGCAAGAACTCCGACGTCTACCTGATCGGATTCCTCGCCTGTGCGCGGGCAGGCCTGGTGCACGTGCCGATCAACTACAACCTGACCTCGGGCGAGCTGGGCTACCTGCTGGAGCAGTCGGGCAGCAGCATCGCGCTGGTGGATCCTGCCTTGGCCGAAAAGCTCGCCGAAGTCCGTCCCGGCACATCGGTCGAGCGCGTGATCCCGTTGCGCGACAGCGCGGATTCGCTGCTGGCGCAGTGCATCGACGGCCCGCTGCCGGAGTTGGACGTCGCCGTCGCCGACGATGCGCTGGTCCAACTGCTCTACACCTCGGGCACGACCTCGCAGCCCAAGGGCGCGATGATGACGCATCGCGCGCTGCTGCACGAATACGTGTCCTGCTTGGTGGCGCTGGACTTCCGCGAAGACGATCTGCCGCTGCACGTGATGCCGCTGTACCACTCGGCGCAGATGCACGTGTTCCTCCTGCCGCAGCTGATGATCGGCTCCACCAACGTGCTGGTGGAAGTGCCGGAGCACGGAGACATCCTGCGGCGGATCGAGGAGGAGCGGATCAGCGCGTTCTTCGCCGCGCCAACGGTTTGGGTGGCGCTGGCCAACCACTCCGACTTCGCCACCCGCGACCTGAAGACGCTGCGCAAGGCCTACTACGGCGCCTCGATCATGCCCGGGCCGGTGTTGCAGCGGTTGCGCGATCAGATGCCGGAGCTGGGGTTCTACAACTGCTTCGGGCAGTCCGAGATCGCTCCACTTGCGACGGTGCTGCGCCCGGAGGAGCACGACGAGCGGCCGGATTCCGCCGGGCGGCCCGTGCTGTTCGTGGAGGCGAAGGTCGTCGACGAGCAGGGCGAGGAGGTCGCGCCGGGGGAGTTGGGCGAGATCGTCTACCGGTCGCCGCAGCTGTGCACCGGGTACTGGGACAAGCCGGCGGAGACCGCCGCGGCGTTCCGCGGCGGCTGGTTCCATTCCGGCGACCTGGTGCGACGCGACTCGGACGGCTACTGCTTCGTCGTCGACCGGATCAAGGACGTGATCAACACCGGTGGCGTGCTGGTCGCATCCCGCGAGGTGGAGGACGCGCTGTACACGCACCCGGCGGTGGCCGAAGTGGCGGTGATCGCGGTGCCCGATCCGAAGTGGATCGAGCGCATCGCGGCGGTGGTGGTCGCCAAGGCCGAGGTGACGGAGGCGGAACTGCTGGAGCACGCGCGCGGCAGCCTGGCCGGCTTCAAGGTGCCGAAGGAGATCCGCTTCGTCGACGACCTGCCGCGCAACAGCTCGGGCAAGCTCCTCAAACGCGTCCTGCGCGATCGGTTCACCGGCTGA
- the gatC gene encoding Asp-tRNA(Asn)/Glu-tRNA(Gln) amidotransferase subunit GatC codes for MSKISRDEVAHLAGLARLAVTEAELETFAGQLDQILDAVAKVGEVAADDIPPTSHAVPVTNVFREDEVRPGLSREQALAAAPAAEEDRFRVPRILTEEA; via the coding sequence GTGTCCAAGATCTCCCGCGACGAGGTCGCGCACCTCGCCGGCCTGGCGCGGCTGGCTGTCACCGAGGCGGAGCTCGAAACCTTCGCCGGCCAGCTCGACCAGATCCTCGATGCGGTGGCCAAGGTGGGCGAGGTCGCTGCGGACGACATCCCGCCGACGTCCCACGCCGTGCCGGTGACAAACGTTTTCCGCGAGGACGAGGTGCGGCCGGGCCTGTCGCGCGAGCAGGCGCTCGCTGCGGCGCCGGCCGCCGAAGAGGACCGGTTCCGCGTGCCGCGGATTCTCACCGAGGAGGCCTGA
- a CDS encoding TetR/AcrR family transcriptional regulator translates to MPRTRVDTRAEIRAVAAELFARQGFEKTSLREVAERLGITKAALYYHFPSKADLMRGIVQPFVDEIEDLLADREAAAEVDPRQFLADYFDVVLRYRQVFELVLRDVSALAQLDLMQQMLAWRNRVYALLVGPDASPAQIARATVAIGGLQDCATTEGVPEEFRDAALEAAIAALSK, encoded by the coding sequence ATGCCGAGGACACGGGTCGACACCAGGGCGGAGATCCGCGCGGTCGCCGCGGAGCTGTTCGCCCGCCAGGGGTTCGAGAAGACGAGCCTGCGGGAGGTCGCCGAGCGGCTCGGCATCACCAAAGCCGCGCTGTACTACCACTTCCCGTCCAAGGCGGACCTGATGCGCGGCATCGTGCAGCCGTTCGTCGACGAGATCGAGGACCTGCTGGCGGACCGCGAGGCGGCCGCGGAGGTCGATCCGCGCCAGTTCCTGGCCGACTACTTTGACGTGGTCCTGCGGTACCGGCAGGTCTTCGAGCTGGTCCTGCGGGACGTCTCGGCGTTGGCGCAGCTCGATCTGATGCAGCAGATGCTTGCCTGGCGCAACCGCGTCTACGCATTGCTGGTCGGACCCGACGCATCACCGGCGCAGATCGCTCGGGCGACCGTCGCGATCGGCGGGTTGCAGGACTGCGCGACAACCGAAGGGGTGCCCGAGGAATTCCGCGACGCCGCCCTGGAAGCGGCGATTGCCGCGTTGAGCAAGTGA